In the Sorghum bicolor cultivar BTx623 chromosome 4, Sorghum_bicolor_NCBIv3, whole genome shotgun sequence genome, tggctggTAGATTCGACAAATAACATAAGCTAAAGCGAACAGGGCaagttccgaaaagttttttagttggttactgtagcattttcattttatttagtaattagtgttcaatcatagactaattaggcttaaaatattcgtctcgtgatttacaggtaaattgtgcaattagtttttgttttcgtctacatttagtgctccatgcatatgtccaaagattcaatgtgatgggtgaaaagtttttgggtggagaactaaacaagaccacaaGCACAGTACTGACTATCAATTTGTAAAGTTGTTCGATGGTCCGAAAAGTCATGGTTGAAattattgttcgctgatttattatgagagaaaaacactgctggctgACAAAAAAACgtacggcttataagacaagcgaacagcAAAGCAAGCCACTAGACAACTTGGTAGATAGTAGCCTACATATACGTATTAAAGAATACAATGCATGATATTTTCGTGCACATAGCCACAAGGGCCAACTCTCCTTAAACCCCGGCTGGCGCATCCTATTCGCAGTTCACTGTAGGCGCACGAACAAGAGCGACACGCAGGTACCAACTCTCTGCTAGCCCCTCGAGCTTCCTCACGCATAGCAAATCTCTCCAGCAGCGTGCTCAGGACGATATGGATTATGAACAAAATAATGCGTGCTCAGGGCGATACGGATTATGAACAAATAGTAATGCAACGTGATTATATATTTCGAGGGACGGATGGTACCGAGGCACCAACAAGATGCGTGGCCACGCACGATGTGGCGATTGGGACGCTTCCAGGCTTGGCGTTCGCTCGTGAAGAGCGATGCTATCATGCGGACCAGATCACCAGCTTAATTATTCTATTCCAATGCAAGTTTGGCAATCAAGGAATTGGGTGCTTGCATGCATTTACGTACCCCCATTCAGACCAGACTACAGCCATATATGCATTGCTATCATTGGGCATTTGGGCAGAGCCACATTACAATAGACAACAATGACTCTGGACCAGTTCATTGAATTGTAAGCATTGAGTtccccgccccccccccccccccccccccccccccccctccattTAACATTTTAGCGCCTGCAGTCTTGCCATTGTATATATGCGCTTAGAAGTGATTGATCTTGGATTCCCTTCTTGAACGGGATTGCTATATTTTGTTCCAGCATTTCTTCCTCTTCCTCGCTTGATTTTGGCTGCATCATATTTGATCCAACATTGTTATTTAAATCTGGTGGATATATAAAGTACAAAACATATAGATCTAGATATAGATTGCAGCATAGAAACACTGAAGCCAACAGCAAAGAAGTGAAATGAAGCATAGCAAGAGAggctaagaaaaaaaaaagggtaaATAAGGAATTTTCAGTTTAACCTGATTACAAAAAATCAACCTCCTTTTATTTACAAAAAAGGGTAAATATGGGTGCATATAATACACCCCCATTCATTTTGGCACACGTGTGTTAGTACATGAATGGATTGGTTTCATCTTCTTTGCAATTCCAATAGGACAGATGCAACTTTGGCCACACGCCGTGGGTTCCATAAATATCATTATGTTCCATTGCAAGATTTGCAACCACAGAATTGGGTGCTTTGCATGCATTTGTGTAAACCCCGTTCAGACTATAGAACTGTGGTTATGATAAAATCTCTTCATCCTATCTCTATTCAACATTTTTGTGCCTACAATCTTCTCACTAGACCATTTGTCAGTCTTGAGGATGCGAGTGACAGGCATGGATGAGTGGCTCCTGGAAGTATATATGCACTTAGAAGTGGTCTTATTCGATTCTTGAAGGGGATTGTTATGTTTCGTTCtagcttttttttctctcctccAACGTGATTTTTTTATGCATCAGTTATTGCCCTAAATTTTTGTTTAAAAACGGTGGACATATGAAGTAAACaataaaaaacataaaaaaataaaccatGAAACATATGCATGTGTTTCTTCCAATACCATGTCATTGTGCACCATCTCTATGCTGGTAGCTTGCAACATGTAGGCAAAGCTGCTAATGAAGATGTCATGAGATGAAGGGCACCTAGCTTTGCCATTTCCAAAAAAGAAAACAGGGCCTTTAATGACAACAGTCATCTTTAGTAGGAAAAGAAGACCTAAACTGAAGCCAACAGCAAAGGGAAATCAAGTATAGCAAAAGAGAGGCTTCGGTAAAAGTGGTAATTATGGGATTCCCCCTTTAACCTGGACACAAAGCCAAACATAAACTCCATGGTTTGCATTTAGGAAGCATGTAAAATATCTCCATTCATTTTGGTGCAAGTTTATTAATACATGGATCGATTTGGCTAGGTTTCAAATATTTGGGACAAAACAACATTAGTTATATGTCATGGGTTCCATACATGTTATTATATTTGATTGCAAGATTTGCAGCCACATAATTGTTTGCTTCCATGCATTCATATACCCCCTTTCAGACTATAGCCATGGTTATGATACAATCTATTCATCCTTTCTCCATTCAACATTTTGCAACTACAATCTTCTCACTAGGCCATTGATCGATGTTGAGGATGCCAGCGACAAACAAGGTTAGTGGATCCTAGAAGTATATATGCGCTTCGAAGTGGATGAGGTTGGATTCGATTCTTGAGGGGGACTGCTATATTTCACTCTAGCATTTCTTCATTCTCAGCACTTGATTTTTGGCGCATCAGAttttatccaaaaaaaattatttaaagATGGTGGATATTTAAAATAGAACATGATGTTTTAATTTTGAGTGAGTGGTCCTGTTCAAAAAGCTAAATACCATCATCATCTTAGGGGCTTGTGCAATCTGGAATCAACGCAATCATTGTGTTTTTTATGGAATTTTGCCAGGCTTGAATGAGGTGATGGTTTTCATCAGAGAGGAGCCACGCCTTTAGTGTTTGGCTGGGGCACAACGCCACAACAGTCTCTCATCTCTTTGCCCTTGCGCAGTTGCGGCAAGTGATAATTGATGTTTGGCTGAGGTCATTTTTAATGTTTTTGAGTTTAGTGCCGAGCTTGTATTTTCTTGTTCAAGTGTTTTTGCCTGTTTTGGTGTACGGATTACaattttacaaaacttttcttcttaatataatgatacacaGTTCTCCTATGTGTTCGtgacaaacatatatatatatatatatatatatatatatatatatatgtctcaaACTATGTCTTTGTGTACCCTCCCCATGCTGGTGGCTTGCAACAGTGGGGAAGCTGTTCATGGAGATGAGGTGGACTTAATTTTGCCTTTAGAAAAGAGAACGTGCATGTGCATTTAATGACAACATCCAACTTCAGTAGcaaaaaataactaaacttGAAGCCTATAGAAGAGAAGTGAAATCAAGTATATAAAAAAAAGCTTCAGTAAAAATGGTGATAAGGAATTATACCTTTAACTATTATTCTCATGATCTTTGAGAACAATGACCATACTTAGTTGAATAGAAATATTTAACTTATTCTAGCCAAGAAACCTGCAAAAAAAAGCTAAATACGCCTAAGCTTTAACCTAAAGCTAGGATCATATGACAGCTAGATTATACAATATCTGCAACCATAATAAAGTGCCTAAATGTAAGTACAGAATTCAAAGATAGTAATGAGAGAATATCCGATGTCACATAGATGGGGTAGGGGGACGAATAGCTTTACTGAAATATTTTACAAACTAAAGCAGTGGATCGTGGTATTCTCATGCATCGATAATACGGAATTCAGAAGCTAAAGTTTCGTTTCAAAGTAAAATTCAATTTATTCCATAGTGTCAACTAAGATGATAAGGTGAATGATAAATTAGCAGGACCTTTTAAAAAAATTGGGGCAAGATCTATGTTTTAAATACTAAGACAACTTAGTTCAATGTTTATGATTATGATCCATAATAAACAAGTTAAAGAAAAAGGTACACAATGCTTGAAGGCACCAAGATGTAAACAGTATGTTTAAAAGTGAAGACACCATAAATTTGGAAGAGGGTTACATATCCTATGATTTTGCCAGAGAAATCATGTAGAAATGTCAATTTGTTGTTTAAACCTTTGTAGATTTACTATGACATTTTAGCAAGCACCTTAAGTTCATGATAGCCTAGAAGTAAACGCATCACAAAAAAGATTTGACCAGTTCTGATCTTTCGTTCATTTCCATTGGCAATTCAGCACTAACACTGGTAGTCTGACACATAAGCTTGGCAGAGTAGCAAAACATGTCCCTAGAATACGTGTAGACCACAGATGAAATGAACAAAACCAAGTAGAGTAGGAGAAAAATGTGTCTGATACCTGAATTGCTTGCCATAGTGGAGCTGATGGCACTTTGCTCGCCGGCGACGGTCTTGAGCGGCGAGCGAGCGGAGCAGGCGTAGGAGCGGCTCCCGGCGGAGCAGTCGCAGGGCGCGGCGGTGCATTCGAAGGCGTGGCAGAGAAGGCGGCACACGTTGCGGTCAGTGGTCACGGTGGCTCCGAGGAGGCTGGGATCCGAGGCGAGGCGCATAGAACGGTGGGGAGAGATGGTGGCGGCCCAATCCGATTTGCGCGGTGGAGGAGCGCGGGCACGGTTGAGGAGGAGGTGGCTGCGGCTGCCGGCTGGTGATGGAGGGAGGAGCAGCGGGGAGAGGAGACGGCGGTGGGCGGTGGGAAGAGGAAGCTGGCCCGCTTGCCTGCTTCCTGGCCCAACAGACGTCGCCGGACTGCTGCTGCCGGTTGGGCCGGACGCTCAACCTTCCTTTATATATACTACCGTGTAATGTTAAGAAATTTCGGGTATGATCCCCTCAAAAATAATAAGAACTTTTGGGTATGAAGCGTTTTCGATTAtgaaaactcaaaatttttgGCGAAAAAAACGTTAGGATGTTCACCTCCAAAGATTTTTAAAACTCGAAACCACTACTATGCTCAGTAATAAATACACACAAAAACATAGAAATCAGTGTGTCCAATCGTAAATACTCTGTATTATTATTTATTGAGTATAGAAACCATGTACTGTGTACAAAATAGACATCATCAAGCTGCAAAAAAAAATGCCAGCAATTTAGTGGTGGGAACCGTTTTAAAACTCGATGTTCTAGGAGTGTGAGTGTATGCATGCAACTTTACCCAAAGATCAGATGGTGAACGCTCCTGCGTGCCGTTTGTGTGggtaagactatctccaacaatcatcaTCTAAAATACAAAAcacatttgtcctttgggtagcgctacaggtaaaaggtttcatacctatttttagtcttctccaacaataagacctaaaagacaacactttctgcaaatgggtctcgaggagagaggatacccaaattttggTTATGCCTCTTCTaatacccaaaatgggtcttctatatggactctgttggaggctatagataTTGTGTTGAAGAttgggttcccaaatgagtCTCCGGTTGGAGACACCCTAAGGCCTAAGGGCGTCCTCAATGGAAAGAGTGGCTGCTAGCTATTTAGTGCCACATCAACTAACAGGATCTCActtctaaaaatatttttattcaaTTTATCTTCCCTCCACCCCATCTATACTCCTATTCCCCGGCCGCTCCAAAAATAGAGAAGGTGCGCTGCTGTGCGACTTTTGTCTCGCGAGGCATAAATAGATGAGCGATGAGCTCATCAAAGCTCAATTTTTTAGACACTTTCTCTTTCCTCCACATTGGATGTATGTTGATTTGTACACCCAAATAGCTAGCTGACTTAACCTTGTTGAGGGCGtcctaagagcatctctaagagtcTTTCTAAATTTCACTTTCTAAATTATCATTTAGAAAgtcatttatataaaaaatcatttttatatattttcacTCTCTAACAGTTTTTCTATATCTCATACTcactctagagagtcattctcGTCTTCTTTATTTGGCTAGTAAAAAATTCAGAATACAAGATGGTTATTTGGATAACCATTTATTGTTGGAGGGTAgttttttttaccaaaatctATATtctaatatttagaaagaatatGGAGAGTCTCTTGTAGATGCTCTAAGTAGGAGAGATATTAAACAACTAACCTCTAACGTGCACTCTGTTGGCTGCTTTATTGGGGCCTATCTTCATTTTCATAACGATATTAGAAAACCATAACTCATTTTATAATCGTGTGAGTAGGTTCATGCAATCGTACCAAGAGTTTGTTATGGTTTTGTTTGCAACGACGATTCTATTGCATTCAATCTGTGGTTTACGTGATGTCTTTATTGTATCTAACTTTTTTTCAGGTTATTTACCATTTATACACGTGATGGACATGTAATTTTAATGCAGCAAATGATGCCGGTTACTAGTATTATTTGTTTAGCAAACTTAGGTTCTCTTATCAGCCGTATTTTTTCTGTCAGctagcagtgtttttctttcataataaatcagacaacagtaatttcagccataacttttcaAACCAACGAACAGAGCCGCAATGCAATAAAATATCTCATATCTTCTCTCGAaatttgtttcattccaacatctGTTTCATTGGCTGATACTTCAATAACCAACTGTTGGTACATTAGAACAATGTTATTTAAATTTTTAAGAAAGCGAGAGCAGAGCAAGAACATTCCCCACtcttagggtgtgtttggttcattGGTTTATTGTAGCCTGGCCAGAAAtcctagcctaggcaccacaAGCCTATTTCTAGGGAGCCAAGAGACATTTGTTTAGTTGCTTGCGCTGCTCACCCCGGCTAAGATGAGTTTGGTTTGCTGTACAAAAGGCATAGAGTCACCTCTTCCTTCAAACGGTAAGTCTACCTCCTCTCAGTCATTTCATCAAACACCTGGAGCTCGTCAGTTCGCCATGGCTAACACCTAGAGCTCATCCCGCTGCCTGCACCTGCAGCATGTCCACCATGAtcgcgcggcctcctcctcttcctcttgctACAGCATCAGGTACCTCCTTCCATGGCGGACTCCGAAGGATGTCCACAAGCGAGTTAGCCATGGCGGACTCCGAAGGATGTCCACTGGAGAGCTGGCCATGGCGGACTCAAAAGGGAGCAGCGACCCTATCGTTGGGCGAGCACAGAGGGGCAGAGAGAGGAGGGGCAGAACTCCTACCGTGGCAGACTCAGAACGCCAGGACCTTGCTGTCGGGCGTGCGTGGCTTCCATGGGCAGACTCAATAGGTCACGACCCACCTGCTGGGTGAGTCTAAGGCCGCACCGCTGCCACCATACGCCAGTAGGGCGATGGAGGAGGCGAAGGAGCGATGGTGCGCGAGCATAGAGGAAATGAAGGTGCGACGCCGCCGTGAGCATGGAGGagcatcatagactaactaggctcaaaagattcatctcatacattatagacaaactatataattaattgtttttgtgctatatttaatgtttcatgtatatgttcaaagattcaatgtgatagggaatattaaaaaaaaataaaaaatagaaaaggccTAAAAAAGCTAGTTGTGGTTTTCATTGCTAGTGTGGTAGCCTTGGAGCTCTGAATTTACATGTGATTAAACTTTTTATCTAAGAGCATGCTTACGTTGGGCATGCTCTTAATTATCTTTAGAGTAATTTTGACGAACGATAATTTTAGGTTTTGGTGCAGCTTCTTTGTGGAATTGTGATGTCACGACAGGCCCCGGGCTGCTTCGCATTCGCGCGGCACGTACAGGGAACCCGGCTCCTCTCACCGCGGTCCATGGATGCCCAGACGCACGCAGCTGTAACGTACGAGCTGCGAGGGTTATGTCACTTCACTTTACGTGCCGGTCGTCGTCGCCCTGGTGGAGGTGATGAGGTGAGGTCATCCCGTGCGTAGCGCCCCCGCGGGCCGCGGCGGTGGTCGGCTGGGGTGCTGTAGGAATCGCCCGAATTGGATTCGACGGTTTATGTTACTACAGTCGTAGAGCCAGCAGACAGCGACCAATCTTGACTTTCCCGGTACTCGAATGGAAATAGTAGTAGAGTACTCCTAAGCTGCAGCCATTTTCTAGATAATTTCGCTGCAGCCATTTAtaagtgtttttttttgtttatagtACCCCTTACTTTTACACATGAAGTATGCACTatgaatatattatttttttttttaaaaaaaacaatgaTCAAGTATGTTTtctaaattaatttccatatgtATACTTAGGTTATATTTAGTTTCATCCAAAATACAGAATTATTGTCCTCATGAGGACCTCTTGAGGCTTTTTgagaccaaaatccaaaatgaagAATAACTACCTTTTTGATAAAAAATTTGCatgatatttaattttattatgCAATATAATGAACcaaaatctgaaaaaaaaaattgaaataaaagaggaactaaacaccctgTTTCTTTTCACCGTGTATTTTTCCTATAACCGTCTAGGAGGAGGGTTACAAACAAAGCAAGCCGGGCGAGAGACGAAATGCAGTGGTCAACCACAGTTGAGCAGTTGAGCGTGAGATCATCATCACATGGGCCGGCGGCGGAAATGTTAATCAGAGGGGGCAACTTTCAAGTTTGCAACAAAAATACGTACTACTCCCTCTGTTTTAAATTACAAGTTGTTTTGATTGTTTTGATCCATCTATTTTGTTATATATTTACTAGacatattattattataatatcaaAATGCATAATGAAATGAGTGTGCAAAAAGAtcaaaacgacttataatttaaaacataGGAAGTAGAATATTAGCATCCATTGCTCCACAACACACGCAGTGGCCAGTGCCTTTCGCCTTCATAAATTAAATTTCTAGCAAATTTATTTAATCATTCGTTTACAAGCTGGGTCACGGTCATGAGAAAGAGAGGTGTTGCTTGCACCGCAATCTAGCTTGGATCAGCAGAAAACAACAATAATGGGCGACGAAAATGACTGGTAATAATTGATTAAGTTACTTGCCCACTTCCTTCCTCGCATCTTGATGTCGTCTTCGTATGTACGTACGAGTGCTGCCTTGATTATTCAGGAGACGCGGTTTTTAATCCGTAACGTCAGAGCTATTCTGATCTTGCGACCTCGATGTTGATGTTACCATAtttgatatatgtatatatgaaaAAAATAATTTACTATCCTCGTATAGAAGTAAATATAAAAGCAAAAAAAATGATTACACAAAGTGCCACTGCAAAAAGCACAAACACTAACTAAGTACTACTATAGTATATTGGACATTTttgtaaggtcttgtttagtttctaaattttttttgaaattctcattgaatctttagacggaagtattaaatataaataaaaaataaataattacatagtttgtctgtaatttaggaGACGAATCTTTAAGCCTAGTTGATCCATGATTGGAGTATTGAACAATAATttctaaatacaaacaaaagtattaCATCGGTCAAACCTAAAAAatttcgtgaactaaacaatgcctaagaCAAAGTGCGACAATGAAGTCCCATATATCATTAGGTAATATTCCACCACAAGAGAGATAATAAGAACTAgtcacaaaaaaaaagagataataAGAAGTAAGaagtccccccccccccccctccccaatTGCTTTTCTTTACGACTGAGATATGATTATATTCGATTTCTTTTTTCACATAGGAGTACCTGCCGTTGCTAGAGAATCAGGCAGTCCGCAGTCCCTTTTTTCAGGAGATGCGAGAACAAGTGCACATCTCCTTTTTTTCAAGAGACCCAAGCGTACCATCCAGATTACGAGTAGTTAACCTACTACTCCACTTAAGATGAAAACGGTATGGATAGTCTTCGACCATATCTCAGACTAAATTTGTTTAAAGAAGTTAAGATCTATTCGTATCTGAGTTCAAATATTCAACATATGATACTATATTCAAATCTGAATACTCAAATCACACATTATGATGTTGATATCCAAGTGTATCATATCTATCATgtttgacattatccgtattcaaaTCCAAATCCGAatagaaataaaaaaacaaatgtaATATTAGTGATGTCTGTCTGTATCCGATTCA is a window encoding:
- the LOC110434492 gene encoding uncharacterized protein LOC110434492, which produces MRLASDPSLLGATVTTDRNVCRLLCHAFECTAAPCDCSAGSRSYACSARSPLKTVAGEQSAISSTMASNSAKIKRGRGRNAGTKYSNPVQEGNPRSITSKRIYTMARLQALKC